One Roseomonas sp. OT10 DNA window includes the following coding sequences:
- the mgtE gene encoding magnesium transporter, translated as MDTNTLPSQPGPSQPGPSQPGPNPEPLVTLLAAGHVADAVERLNEEEPEAAAAALARLPPERAVEILDKPELLDPAGIVAALPVERAAPLLDAMSADRVADVFRELTEPPRALLLARLSEEMRQAVQRLLSYPAHTAGSIMTTEVLTVPDDWTVARTLQHIREVERTRETVYAIYAIDRRTRALRRAVPLRRLITADPAAPVLSAAREGEPVTVPPLMEQEEVARVIRRHDLLAVPVVDDARRILGIVTVDDVIDAIVEEGTEDAHRFGGMEAFDEPYSQLGFLDMIRKRAGWLCILFVGEMLTASAMQHFEDELEKAVVLTLFIPLIMSSGGNSGSQATSLLIRALALGEVKLRDWWRVALRELPTGLTLGGILAILGMTRVTAWQMIGLYDYGPHWPLVALTVGTALVGIVTFGSLAGSMLPFLLKRLGFDPASASAPFVATLVDVMGLIIYFTVAMAILSGTLL; from the coding sequence ATGGACACGAACACCCTTCCCTCCCAACCCGGTCCCTCCCAGCCTGGCCCGTCCCAGCCTGGCCCGAACCCGGAGCCCCTCGTCACGCTGCTGGCCGCCGGCCATGTCGCGGATGCGGTGGAGCGGCTGAACGAGGAGGAGCCGGAGGCCGCGGCCGCCGCCCTCGCCCGCCTGCCGCCCGAGCGCGCCGTCGAGATCCTGGACAAGCCGGAGCTGCTGGACCCGGCCGGCATCGTCGCCGCCCTGCCGGTGGAGCGCGCCGCGCCGCTGCTCGACGCCATGTCGGCCGACCGCGTCGCCGACGTCTTCCGCGAGCTGACCGAGCCGCCGCGCGCCCTGCTGCTCGCCCGGCTGAGCGAGGAGATGCGCCAGGCGGTGCAGCGCCTGCTCTCCTACCCCGCCCATACCGCCGGCAGCATCATGACGACGGAGGTGCTGACCGTCCCCGACGACTGGACGGTCGCGCGCACGCTGCAGCACATCCGCGAGGTGGAGCGCACGCGCGAGACGGTCTACGCCATCTACGCCATCGACCGGCGCACCCGCGCGCTGCGCCGCGCCGTGCCGCTGCGCCGCCTCATCACCGCCGATCCCGCCGCCCCCGTGCTGTCCGCCGCGCGCGAGGGCGAGCCGGTGACGGTGCCGCCGCTGATGGAGCAGGAGGAGGTGGCCCGCGTCATCCGCCGCCACGACCTGCTGGCCGTGCCGGTGGTGGACGATGCGCGCCGCATCCTGGGCATCGTCACGGTGGACGACGTGATCGATGCGATCGTCGAGGAGGGGACGGAGGACGCGCACCGCTTCGGCGGCATGGAGGCCTTCGACGAGCCGTACAGCCAGCTCGGCTTCCTGGACATGATCCGCAAGCGCGCGGGCTGGCTGTGCATCCTCTTCGTCGGCGAGATGCTGACGGCCAGCGCCATGCAGCATTTCGAGGACGAGCTGGAGAAGGCGGTGGTGCTCACCCTCTTCATCCCGCTCATCATGAGTTCGGGCGGCAATTCCGGCAGCCAGGCGACCTCGTTGCTCATCCGCGCCCTGGCGCTGGGCGAGGTGAAGCTGCGCGACTGGTGGCGGGTCGCCCTGCGCGAGCTGCCGACCGGCCTGACGCTGGGCGGCATCCTGGCCATTCTGGGCATGACGCGCGTGACCGCCTGGCAGATGATCGGCCTCTACGACTACGGGCCGCACTGGCCGCTGGTCGCGCTGACGGTCGGCACCGCGCTGGTCGGCATCGTCACCTTCGGCTCGCTCGCAGGCTCGATGCTGCCCTTCCTCCTCAAGCGGCTGGGCTTCGACCCCGCCAGCGCCTCCGCCCCCTTCGTGGCGACGCTGGTCGACGTCATGGGGCTCATCATCTACTTCACCGTGGCAATGGCGATCCTGAGCGGCACGCTGCTGTAG
- a CDS encoding enolase C-terminal domain-like protein, with amino-acid sequence MRIASVKDGVAPIASKIANAYIDFSAMTASIVAVTVEDGNGKRATGYGFNSNGRYAQPGLLKERFVPRLLAATEAQVSHEDGSLNVAGAWAAMMRNEKPGGHGERSVAVGVLDMALWDAAAKLEGKPLWRLLAERFRGGEADDTAWVYAAGGYYHPGKDESALVEEMKRYLGLGYSTVKMKIGGEPGMELREALPLDLRRIEAVLKLLGGDGSRLCVDVNGRFGLHAALAYAAALQPFGLRWYEEPLDPLDYSTHATLAEHYGPPIATGENLFSMADARNLIRHGGLRPDRDILQFDPALSYGLVEYLRTLRMLEQHGWSPRRCVPHGGHQFALNIAVGLGLGGNESYPEVFAPFGGFADDTPVQDSRIRLPDVPGIGFEAKSALYAVLKELG; translated from the coding sequence ATGCGCATCGCTTCTGTGAAGGACGGCGTCGCGCCGATCGCGAGCAAGATCGCCAACGCCTATATCGACTTCTCCGCCATGACCGCCTCGATCGTCGCCGTGACGGTGGAGGACGGCAACGGGAAGCGCGCCACCGGCTATGGCTTCAACTCCAACGGCCGCTACGCCCAGCCGGGGCTGCTGAAGGAGCGCTTCGTGCCGCGCCTGCTCGCGGCCACCGAGGCGCAGGTGAGCCACGAGGACGGCTCGCTGAACGTGGCCGGCGCCTGGGCGGCGATGATGCGCAACGAGAAGCCGGGCGGGCACGGCGAGCGCTCCGTCGCCGTCGGCGTTCTGGACATGGCGCTGTGGGATGCCGCGGCCAAGCTGGAGGGCAAGCCGCTCTGGCGCCTGCTGGCGGAGCGCTTCCGGGGCGGCGAGGCGGACGACACGGCCTGGGTCTATGCGGCCGGCGGCTACTACCACCCGGGCAAGGACGAGTCCGCGCTCGTCGAGGAGATGAAGCGCTACCTCGGCCTCGGCTACTCCACCGTGAAGATGAAGATCGGCGGCGAGCCGGGGATGGAGCTGCGCGAGGCGCTGCCGCTCGACCTCCGCCGCATCGAGGCGGTGCTGAAGCTGCTGGGCGGCGACGGCTCGCGGCTCTGCGTGGACGTGAACGGCCGCTTCGGGCTGCATGCCGCGCTGGCCTATGCCGCGGCGCTCCAGCCCTTCGGCCTGCGCTGGTACGAGGAGCCGCTGGACCCGCTGGACTATTCCACCCACGCCACCCTGGCCGAGCATTACGGCCCGCCGATCGCGACCGGCGAGAACCTGTTCTCGATGGCCGATGCGCGCAACCTGATCCGCCACGGCGGGCTGCGGCCGGACCGCGACATCCTGCAATTCGACCCCGCGCTCTCCTACGGGCTGGTGGAGTACCTGCGCACGCTGCGGATGCTGGAGCAGCACGGCTGGTCGCCCCGCCGCTGCGTGCCGCACGGGGGCCACCAGTTCGCCCTGAACATCGCCGTCGGCCTCGGCCTGGGCGGCAACGAAAGCTACCCGGAGGTCTTCGCCCCCTTCGGCGGCTTCGCCGACGACACGCCCGTGCAGGACAGCCGCATCCGCCTGCCGGACGTGCCCGGCATCGGCTTCGAGGCGAAGTCGGCGCTCTACGCCGTGCTGAAGGAGCTGGGCTGA
- a CDS encoding nucleoside 2-deoxyribosyltransferase produces the protein MTIRAYLAGPDVFLPDAPAHAARKVAICARHGILGCPPLNEDVASLAAMPEEAAWRTIFAKDLAMMESCPVAILNLTPFRGASADAGTLVELGWYLGRNRPVFGYSNCASPFEARNRAQVAAVPDPLPGLGTGGFGLPDNLMIAGAILTGGHPLVLPEDGQDRPFDALDVFERCVALAAATLRGGAGPGGPDRDA, from the coding sequence GTGACGATCCGCGCCTATCTCGCCGGGCCGGACGTCTTCCTGCCCGATGCGCCCGCCCATGCCGCGCGCAAGGTGGCCATCTGCGCCCGCCACGGCATCCTCGGCTGCCCGCCGCTGAACGAGGACGTGGCCAGCCTCGCCGCCATGCCGGAGGAGGCGGCCTGGCGCACCATCTTCGCCAAGGACCTGGCGATGATGGAATCCTGCCCCGTCGCCATCCTGAACCTCACCCCCTTCCGCGGCGCCTCGGCCGATGCGGGGACGCTGGTGGAGCTGGGCTGGTACCTCGGCCGCAACCGCCCGGTCTTCGGCTACTCCAACTGTGCCAGCCCCTTCGAGGCCCGCAACCGGGCGCAGGTGGCGGCGGTGCCCGACCCCTTGCCGGGCCTGGGGACCGGCGGCTTCGGCCTGCCGGACAACCTGATGATCGCCGGCGCCATCCTGACCGGCGGCCACCCCCTGGTGCTGCCGGAGGATGGGCAGGACCGTCCCTTCGACGCGCTGGACGTGTTCGAGCGCTGCGTGGCCCTGGCCGCAGCGACCCTCAGGGGCGGGGCCGGCCCGGGGGGGCCTGATCGGGATGCCTGA